CCGGATGATATGGTATCCGTAGGTTTCTCCATCCTCGAGGATGGACAGCACGATGGTCTGGGCCGATGCGCCGGTCAGGGCTTTTGCAGGCATGGTGGTGGCACGCGTTGATGAAACGTGTAGTGTTGATGATCTACATGTGGATGCTCTACGGTACCGGGACCACCGGGTTGCACGGTGCGTACCTTGGAGCATGAGCCGTGCATTTACCAATGAAGACGCCGACGTCGGGGAGGTCATGATCCCTCCGCGGGCTCCTCTCCCGCCCGGGGCCATCAACTACGTCACACCGTTCGGCCGGCAACTCCTGGAGGACGAGCAGGCGGCACTGGACGCGGAGAAAGCGGCCTTGTCCAGCGGCGACAAGCAGAACCATGACCGGATCCGTCAACTCACGATCATCAACGGAAAGCTCCGTTTGCTGGGTGAGCGCCTGTCCAGCGCCCGCGTGATTGAACCCGCCACCCAACCGACCGAAGAAGTCCGCTTCGGAGCCCGCGTCCGTGTGGCATTCCTGGACGGGCCCATGGAAGGCAAGGAGCAGGACATCCGGATTGTGGGTGTCGACGAGTCCGGACACACTCCGGAACGCATTGCATTCACGGCCCCGATTGCCAGAGCCTTGACGGGTGCCCGGGTCGGCCATACCGTGAAGTTGGCCCCGGAACACGGGAATCGTTCCTTCCGGATCGTGGGGATTTCGTACGACGACGCGTGATATCCAGCTGATATATTAGCTGTATATTACACAATGCCAACGCCACCAACGACTTGGGGCGAAGGGCACACACCGTGACGACGACTTCGGCGCCGACGGTGGCCACCACGAAAAACGCCGATTCTCCCGGAGGAAAATCGGCGTTCCGTGTATCCCGAAGGATGTGCCCTGGAGAGGGGCACAACTTAACCTGCATGAGACCCTTGTTTCGCAATTATAGATAATAATAGCCGTTTTAGAGCCGCATTTGCCATGTGCACTTTACGCTGATATCGATTATCATCCTTTACATAATCCTTCACAAGATTGGCATGGCAACGATTACCCCTGTATTGTGGACGTATCGCTCGAACAAGGACGGTCAGCATGCGATTCGCATTCGAATAGAAGCTGGCGGCCAGACCGGCTACCATGGAACCGGCATACACGTATCCGAAACACACTGGCACATTGAGAGGAAAACGGTGCGCGCAAAACACCCTCATTCTTCCGATATCAATTCCATCATCGAACAGCACGTATTCGCCCACAAATCAGCGGCATATGAGCTGGAAGCAGAAGGTGTCTTTGTGACACCGGCGCTGATCAAGGAACGTGTGACGCAAGGAAGACCTACTCGAGATGCTGACTTCATCCAGTTGTGTCGAAGCCGTATTGCCCAACTGACGGACATGAACAAAGTCCATTCGGCCAAGAGATATGATTCGATACTCCGCAAATTCGTTCGCTTTTTAGGCAAAAACGTCCTACCCATCTCAGAGCTCTCTCCTGCCCTTCTGCGCCGCTTCGAGGCGCACCTGGTAAAGGAGCTAGGAAATAAGAACTCGACCGTCTCGAGCAACCTGAGAGCCCTTAAGGCCATGTACTCGATAGCTGAGCGAGATGGACACACAAAAGATCATCTTAACCCCTTCGCTCATATCAAAATCAGTGACAAGGTCGCTGAGAAACGCTTTCTAACCCCTGATGAGCTCAGGGCAATGTTGTCAGCCGGCGGCCAAACCGAATTTCAGGACCTGGCAATAGCTGCATTCGCATTTTCGTTCTACTGTGGCGGTGTAAGGTTCGGCGATCTATGTAGGCTTACTTCAGACAATATCATTTCTGACCCTGATCTGGGCATGATGCTCTCATTCAAGGTGTCGAAGACTGGGGCCAATAAAAGGGTACCTATTCCGGATCCAGCCAGAGTGAGACTTCCCCGGATTGATGGCCAGATACGAGATGGTTTTCTGTTTCCATTCCTTGACGGATATGACCTGTCGACGTCTGTCTTGGAAATGAAGGCGACCGGATCACGCAACTCCTCGGTGAACCGTGCACTGAAAGTCGTTGCCGAGCAGAAAGGTGTCCATGCAACTGTAACCTTCCACATGGCTCGACATAGCTTTGCAGACCTAGCCCGCCGCCGCAACATCCCGGTGTACAACATTTCGAAAATGCTCGGGCACAGTAACGTCAGTGTCACAGAGCGTTACCTGCAGCCCTGGGATATCGAAGCAGTAAGAGAGATTGCAAACATGTTTCCGGGCCGAAGGATACAAAATGTTGCGCCCGCGCCCGGTAGAGGGAAGCGCGGAGAGCCATCCACGCCCTAGCAAGGTGCTTTCATCGTCCAGAAGGAGTGTCATAGCTCTTTTTAGGACAGCTTGAGGGGGTATTTCCAATTCGATTGACACCGTCAACTGCTACGTGCTACTATTTTCCAGCACGAGCCCTTGGTTCTGTCACGCCATCGACCGAAAACAGAAATCAGAATCGCCATGATGATCCCAAGAGGACGCCGCCGTACCGACAGCTTGGTCTTGATTCTGTTATTCTCGATTGGCCTGGCATGTGCAGGCCTCCTTCTGAATCACGTCCGGTGGGAATTGTCATTTGACGATTATTTGGGAGAGTCTGTATATCGGGTTGTACTGGACGGCAAAATTGGCGGCCAATCCCTTGAGGGCCCGATGTCGCCTGCGCCAATGGCGCGTCTGCTCGAAGAAAAGGCTGCTGCTGTCAAATCAGCAACACGAGTGGTATCTCCGCCAACAGACGTAACAGTGTCGGTTGGCGAGGAGAAGTTCTTCGGTGATGATTTCTTCTACGTGGATCCGTCTTTCATCCACCTGTTGAGCATTTCAACGCTGGAAGGCGACGCCGTCCAGAGCCTGGAAACGCCGGGCTTCCTTGTGCTTACCGAAGAAACAGCACAGAAATATTTCGGGACATCCGATGCGGTCGGCAAATCGCTACAGTTTGGAGGTTTCGCCACGTACGAAGTGGGAGCCGTCATTCGAACGCCGCCACGCGAGTCCAACCTTTTGTTCGACGGTCTGCTACCGTCCGTTGAAGTCCCATTTGCGAGTCAGAACAACTGGGTCGCAAACAACGTGATTACATACGTGACGTTGGAACAGTCCGGCGTCACTGCTGACATATCGGGTATCGTCGATGACATCAACGCCATCGTATCCCCCGAGCTTGCGCTCGCCGTAGAAACAGCATATGGCCTCTCGTTTGCCGATTTTTCGAAAGACAACTATTTCCGTTACTCGCTTCAATCGGTAAGCGACATCCGTACTGGGCCTCAATACGATCGCGATTATGCCAGCAAGGTAGATTCTGACATTTTGTTTACCCTCGGCGCTGTAGGGTTCGCTGTTCTTCTGATGAGCCTCCTCGTTTCATGCTTGTTCGCGTTTGGAAGTACCCAGCGAAGACGAATGGAGCTGTTCATCAGAAAATTATGCGGAGCGAATCCGTTTGCCGAATTTCTTTCTATCTACGTCCCGTTGTTGGGCGTTTTTGTGGTATCCGCAGGTATTGCAGCCCTCATGGTCGTGATTTCATTCTCGACACTCCGAGATCTGTTTCAACTTGAGTATGGAGTGCGTCAGGTGCTATCAGCGAGTAACGCGGCTGCTGTGCTCTTTTACTGCATTATTGCCACCATCCTTGCAGCTTCCTATTCGTATTCAGGAGTCAAATCGATCTCTCCCATTGACTACCTGATGGCAAGACGTCCACGCCTTCGTATGCCCTTGATGCGGAGAGGTCTTGTTTTTGTTTTGTATTTCCTTACGTCCGCTGTAGTCGTCCTATCTGTCATCGTGATGTCACAATCTCTGTTCGTTGATCACCATGACTGGGGGTTGGAGACCGAAAAGACGTTTGTCGTCAGTAATACGGCTCCGCTTCGCGACCAGATTGAAGGCTTCACCGAGAGCTTACGGGCTGACGATCATGTCGCTGCTGCCAGCGTGGTCTCGGCCATTCCCGGTCGGTTCAATTCCAGTATCGAATATTCCTATGAAAACGCTGAAACGACCTCGAAGCATCGCCTACGCGTTGCATTCGTTGATATCGATTACTTCGAAGCGTTGGGACTCGACATTATCGGAGGACGCATTGACGACGCCTCGATAAGCAACGAGAAAAGTGCGATCGTTGTAAATGAGTCGGCGGTTCGCCTACTTGACGAAGCAGGAAGCGTGATTGGCAATCGTCTGATTGGACTATCTCCGCTGACAAATGAGCAATCGAAGTCGTATGAAATTGTGGCAACGATTGGAGACTTTCATGTCGAACCCCTCACCGAAGAAATTCCCCCAGTGGCTTTGGTTATCGTTCGTGGGTATGCGTTCAGTGATGTGCTCCTCCGCATGAACAGAGATGCCTCGCAAGCCGAAGTGGAAGCGATGGTCCGGTCGATCGCACAACGTTACGGTAACGCGTCCACTGTCACGACCCATCCTCTATCGGATGTCATATCCGATAGCACAGCCGATTCAACCAGAATCATCTCAATGCTCCTCGCATTTTCCCTTTTGGCGATGCTTTACGGTGTTGTCGCCCAGTTTGCGGTGCTGGCGACAGATGTGCGTTCGAGAGACAGAGAACTATCCATCCGATGGATTCTGGGAGCCACGCGAGAGGGTCTGTTGCTGGAAGCAGTTCGAGTGGATATAGCCATTTTCTCCGTGGCCACGGTCCTGGGTCTCATTCCTGGCGTCTATCTCGGCAAGGAATGGCTGTCCCAATACGCTTACCAACACGCCGAAATGATATCCAGTATTGCCACATCGATGGTGGTAGGGACGGCAATGGTAGGTGTTGTGTCACTTTTTGTGTTCATTCAGATCGGGCACCAGTCGATCGTTCAGGTGCTTAACGACCATTGAGACGACCCGGTGTTCGACTATCCGTAAGTGTTGATCAATTGTTGTCAGAGGGGTTCTACCCCGATTCCGTAGACACTTGAGTTAAGAGTATTTCACTCCGTTCAATACGGATCCGTCCCGGCGTCGCGTCGGGTTGTAGATCCGCTCTATGTAGTCAAAGATATCGCTTCTGGCCTCGTCCCGCGTCCGGTAATTCCGACGGTTCACACGTTCTCTCTTCAGCATTCCGAAGAACCCTTCCGCTGCGGCGTTGTCCGCACAGCTTCCTACGGCACTCATGCTCGATATGAGGTTGTGGTCCCGCAGGAACGCCTGGTATTCTCGGCTGGTGAACTGGGTCCCCCTGTCGGAGTGGAGAATGGTCTGTACGCCATCTGGACGCTGTCTGATGGCCATTAGAACGGCCTGTAGGACCAAGTGCGTGTCCTGGACGGCGCTCATGGACCAACCGACCACGTTTTTCTTGAACAAGTCCAGCACACACGCCAAGTAAAGCCATCCTTCCTGCGTCCTGATGTACGTAATGTCTATCACCCACTTTCGGTTTGGCTCGTCGCTGTGGAACTCGCGACTCAGGTGATTCATGACGCCGTCAGGACGGTCTCCGCTTGGCTTTTGGCCCCAGCGGCGACGCTGCGGGATTCCCCGCAATCCATCAACGCGCATGAGACGAGCCACTCGATTCTGTCCACATGCCATGCCAGCCTGTATCAGTTCATCCAATATCCGGCCGCTGCCCCATACACCGTCACTCTGCTCATGCAACGAACGGATTTCCTGCAAAAGGGCATCGTTCTCAATCGCTCGTGGCGACGGTTCACGCCCTTTCCAAGCGTAATAACCGCTCCTCGACACATTCAGACAACGGCACATGAGCCCGACGGGATAGTCATCAGAGAACCGAGCAATCGCCTTAAACCTTACGTGGATTCGCTCGCGAAGAACGCGGCCGCTTTTTTTAAAAAGTCCCGCTCCTGTTTGACACGCTTCAGCTCACGCTTGAGCGCCGCCATTTCTTCGTCACGAGCCGATCCTTTGCCAGGAAAGGCTTTCTTCGGATCCGAATCAAACTCACGGCACCATCGGGCCAGATTGGACGGGTTCAGGCCCAGATCACTGGCAATCTCAGCAATGGTAGATCCCGTATTCCGGACCAGCTTGACCGCTTCCTCCTTGTACTCCTTCGAGTATGTCTTTCTCGTACGCATGGTGTACCTCCACCGAATAAGATCGGTCTTTTTGGAAGTGTCCACCAAATCGGGGTAGAACCCGATACGAAATTGAAATGGGCGCACGCCGCTGAAATTAGGCTTGACTACAAGAGCGACAGGCTGTGGCTCTTAATAAATCCGACGCTGTGGTTCGACTCCTCCGATGACTCTCCTTTACCTGATCGGGCAAAAGAGTTCAGGCGCGAGAAGCTTGCCAAGCTCTACAACAGCCATTTCAACGACCTAATCTACGGCTGGGCCTTCATACTCTGCGGGGGCCGTAGCCAAATCAGGATCCAGGCGTTCTCGATCGGCGATGGTGTTGACGCAGTGTTCACTATCGGTTCTGTCACTGCATATAGTCACCGAGCAGCATGAGTGAGAGCACCACGCAGGCATTCGCGCTTCCGGCTCACGGGATCCTTCAAGAACCGGAGCTGCTTTTCCACCCAGAGAGGAGCGGGGACACAGACATTCATCCTTTGAGAGGGCTGCTTCGATTCGGCCCTTACAGCCGCGCGCTCATCAAT
The Rhodothermales bacterium genome window above contains:
- a CDS encoding GreA/GreB family elongation factor gives rise to the protein MSRAFTNEDADVGEVMIPPRAPLPPGAINYVTPFGRQLLEDEQAALDAEKAALSSGDKQNHDRIRQLTIINGKLRLLGERLSSARVIEPATQPTEEVRFGARVRVAFLDGPMEGKEQDIRIVGVDESGHTPERIAFTAPIARALTGARVGHTVKLAPEHGNRSFRIVGISYDDA
- a CDS encoding site-specific integrase gives rise to the protein MATITPVLWTYRSNKDGQHAIRIRIEAGGQTGYHGTGIHVSETHWHIERKTVRAKHPHSSDINSIIEQHVFAHKSAAYELEAEGVFVTPALIKERVTQGRPTRDADFIQLCRSRIAQLTDMNKVHSAKRYDSILRKFVRFLGKNVLPISELSPALLRRFEAHLVKELGNKNSTVSSNLRALKAMYSIAERDGHTKDHLNPFAHIKISDKVAEKRFLTPDELRAMLSAGGQTEFQDLAIAAFAFSFYCGGVRFGDLCRLTSDNIISDPDLGMMLSFKVSKTGANKRVPIPDPARVRLPRIDGQIRDGFLFPFLDGYDLSTSVLEMKATGSRNSSVNRALKVVAEQKGVHATVTFHMARHSFADLARRRNIPVYNISKMLGHSNVSVTERYLQPWDIEAVREIANMFPGRRIQNVAPAPGRGKRGEPSTP
- a CDS encoding ABC transporter permease; protein product: MMIPRGRRRTDSLVLILLFSIGLACAGLLLNHVRWELSFDDYLGESVYRVVLDGKIGGQSLEGPMSPAPMARLLEEKAAAVKSATRVVSPPTDVTVSVGEEKFFGDDFFYVDPSFIHLLSISTLEGDAVQSLETPGFLVLTEETAQKYFGTSDAVGKSLQFGGFATYEVGAVIRTPPRESNLLFDGLLPSVEVPFASQNNWVANNVITYVTLEQSGVTADISGIVDDINAIVSPELALAVETAYGLSFADFSKDNYFRYSLQSVSDIRTGPQYDRDYASKVDSDILFTLGAVGFAVLLMSLLVSCLFAFGSTQRRRMELFIRKLCGANPFAEFLSIYVPLLGVFVVSAGIAALMVVISFSTLRDLFQLEYGVRQVLSASNAAAVLFYCIIATILAASYSYSGVKSISPIDYLMARRPRLRMPLMRRGLVFVLYFLTSAVVVLSVIVMSQSLFVDHHDWGLETEKTFVVSNTAPLRDQIEGFTESLRADDHVAAASVVSAIPGRFNSSIEYSYENAETTSKHRLRVAFVDIDYFEALGLDIIGGRIDDASISNEKSAIVVNESAVRLLDEAGSVIGNRLIGLSPLTNEQSKSYEIVATIGDFHVEPLTEEIPPVALVIVRGYAFSDVLLRMNRDASQAEVEAMVRSIAQRYGNASTVTTHPLSDVISDSTADSTRIISMLLAFSLLAMLYGVVAQFAVLATDVRSRDRELSIRWILGATREGLLLEAVRVDIAIFSVATVLGLIPGVYLGKEWLSQYAYQHAEMISSIATSMVVGTAMVGVVSLFVFIQIGHQSIVQVLNDH